ATTTAGATTGGTTGCATCTTTGATGGCGCCACCTACAATACGCTCAATGTCAGGACTTTTGACGGGATATTCTAAGTAGAGTCGCTTGACGCGCACTACAAAACTTTTAATCTCTTGTTCAGCTTGCTTGTCTTTCGCTAATTGAACAGCACTGCTTTTAATTTCATTTAAGTTATGGCCAATTTTTATAGCCGGACTGAATGAAACAATCCCCGGAAGATAGCTCATTTTTTTCGCATTGCTCCAGTTTGTATATACGACAAGTCTTCCGCCAACAATCTCTACTTTACTGCCATTAAACAGTTTCTCAATTTGTTCCTTTAACCTGCGTTTCATACTGTTTTGTGCTTTCCGACCCTTAGTTCCGATTTCTCCAAATCTGCATATAATTGTATGTTCCATTAAATGCCTCTCATTTTTTTGAAAAACGATTTATTATTTTCTTGAATACTTATGCCATCTTTTTGAAGCAATTCGCTAAAAATTTGCCGAAGCGCTGATTTTTCATAGGCATGTATCACTGCCTGTTCATGCGCTTCTTTGAGTGCTACAGGATAGCCCATTCCTTTTTCTGTTTGACTCAATAAAAGTTTGTGTAAAAGATCAATTTTTTGTTTGTCATGTGCTATAAATGCTGGAATTTCTACTCTTGCTATTTCGCTTCCCACGTTAAAATAGAAGAAAAATATTGGAGCAGTATAATAACGCAAAATCGGCGCATTACTCCTAAATAGTGCTGAACGTTCGCCACTTTTAAGCAATCTGCCGAAGATATCAGTGTCCTGGAGTATATCAAATTGTTTTACGTCTTCATTGCTTGTCTTTTTTTCACTGCTAGTAATTTGTAATTTTACTATACCAGTGACATCTTTGGAACGAGATCCGCTTATATATCCTGCAGTAGGAATATTTAACTCCTGACTTTTTTGAAAAAGCAGCTGGAATCTATTGATAAATTCTTGTTTGAACTGCTCATTTCGGTCTTTTACTTCCCACTGGATTAATGTTCCGTCGAGAAGAGATATTACTGGAATATTTTCATTTTTTGTTTTTTCAAGAAGAGAAGAAAGCGAAATACTCTCTTCTAAGAGCATTTTGGAATCTAATACTTCACCTTTAATCATCATTTTTTGTCCACCCATATCTACAAAAAGATCTTTCTCCGTATAAAACATTTTGGGTACTGAGTTTGCAAAGAAATAAGGAGTATCACCGTATTTGATACTAATTTCTCCTATATTAACAACATAGTAATAAAGAGGAAAATCAAAGTCAATAGGAATCTCTGATCCGTCTGTAGCAACAACAATGTAATCCTGCATATCTACATCAGCGTGGATTTTGTCAAGAGGGTTACTCAAAGGTGTAGCTACAGGAAAATTAACATGCATAAAATTTCGTTTTATTTCAATTTCGCTTGCTGAAACATCTTTTAGTATTTCTAATGCTCTTTCGATAAGGTCTTTTTTAATCACTTGCAAATCTTTGCTCTCTTTTACTGCATTTTTCATTTCCGGCAGTATTTTTTCAATTTTTAACATTTCACTCTCCTTATCTATTATAGAAAAATTTAAAAAAGAAGTAAATCAGTTATTTAGTAGCTTTACATTAATTTGCAACCAACCGGTAGCATAACTACAGTAGAATATAACATTGATTTTTTGGCTCATAACAGTATAATCGCTATATGAAAGATGTGATAACACTCTTTTCGATATTAATCTTTTTGGGAGTGCTTGTAAGACTTAAAACAAATATCGGAATAACAATCTTGCTATCTGGTATTTTGCTTTCAATTTTTAAGCAGATTCCTTTGATTGAAATTGCCAAAGCATTCTATGTAGTGGCTACTGCCTGGGATACCGTACGATTGACATTAATTGTGGTAATTATCACATATTTTGTAGAATTATTAAAAGAGGCTAAATTTCTCGATAGAATGGTAAAAAGTTTTTCAGAGATATTTTCCGCTAAATTTTTTGTGCCAATCTTTGCGCTTATCATAGGTACATTACCTATTCCTGGAGGAGCACTAATCTCTGCTCCCTTAGTTAATGAAGGAATGAAGCAGTCAAGTGCAACAGCGGGAGAAAAAACAGTAATAAATTTTTGGTTTAGACATATCTGGCAGCCAACGTCACCGCTTTACCCGGATATGTTGCTTGCTTCATCAATTTTGGGTGTTTCAATATTACGCATTATCTTTGTACAATGGCCGTTTTCAGTTTTAATGATCATTTCCGGGTTAATTTTTCTTGTGCCTAAGATCAACTGTATTAATTGTGCAAAAAGAAAAGTTAGCAAAAGTGCTGTGTACGAGCTGATATTAAGTATTATGCCAATATTCATTGTATTAAGCCTGATACTTATCTTCCATATATCGATTATTCTCTCTGGAGTTGTTGGAATAATTTATGTAATTATAGTAAGGAAACTCACGCCTAAAAACCTTTTAAAAGCTTTTCGTTGGAGACTTCTTTTAAAATTAGCAATTCTTCTGTTTTCGATTTTCTATCTAAAGCACGCTTTTATAAAAACAGGTATTATTGATGGAATATATCTTTTTCTTAACGAACGAAACTTTCCTTATTTTTTTATTTTATTTTCTTTGCCGTTTGTGGTAAGCCTTATGACGGGAGCAGCAGTTGCTACGGTAGGGGTTTCTTATCCATTACTTCTTCCTTTGCTACTAACTCCACAATTAAACAATGCTAATCTTTTTATTGCTTTTCTCGGAGGCTGGAGTGCGCTCATGCTTACTCCGACACATTTATGTCTTTCGCTGAGCATGGAGTATTTTAATGCAGTACCATCGAAAATGTACCTACTGCTTTTGAAGAATATAATATTTCTTATGCTGGGTGCTACATTTTGGTTTTTAGCAGTTTTTCGTTAAACTATTGATTTTTTGAGTAGTTTTGGTATTATTGGCTCGCAAAACAGGATGGAGAGATGACCGAGTGGTTTAAGGTGCACGCCTGGAAAGCGTGTGTGGGTCACAAGTCCACCGTGGGTTCAAATCCCACTCTCTCCGCCAGAAAAATACCAATAATAAATCTCAATGCGCTAATAATAAAAGTTGCTATTTTTTATATTTTCGTTTTTTGAGTTAAAATAAAAGAGATAAAAGCTTTTTAAGGGAAAGGATCTATTAATGATATATAAAATACTTGCTGATATAATTGTTACAATGCATTTTGCCTGGATTCTTTTTATGTTAATTGGTTTTTTATTCACTTTATATGGCTTTTTTAGAAAAGATTTTTGGGACATGTGGCTATTTCGAACAATACATCTCTTTGGCATAGTATATGTCAGTTTTTTAGCTATTATGAGAAAAAATTGTCCTTTGACCCTGTTAGAAAATGCTTTAAGGGCAAAATATAACCCTAACCTGATTTATCCTGGCTCGTTTATGGTTTATTACGTTGAAAAACTTGTTTACCCGGATGTTAATCTACTGTTAATTCTTATTCCGACCGCTTTTATTGCTATCTTTTCTATTATTATTTTTATTATAAAACCACCGGCAAAAATAAAATTAATATTCAAATGCGTTAAAAGTGTTTTCTAATTTTTTATTAGACGACCATTCGCTAGCCCTTATTTTTTACGTTTATTTAAGCTGTCTCTCTTTGACAAAAACATTGCAAATCTTATACTTTAATAAAAAGAAAGGAGGATTTTCTTATGAACTTAAATATTACCTTAAAAGGTATTGAAGAGTTATTGCCAGAAACAGAAGCACGAATTAATGCAAAAATAGGTAAGGTAGAAAAATATTTTAACAACATTCAAGATGCAAAGGTTTTAATTGTTAAGCAACGTGGTCAATTTATTATGGAAGTAACATTACATGCAGCAGGCAAAATATTGCGTGCGGAAGGTAGAGGTACTTTGATAGACAAAGCATTAGCTGAAGCCTCGGAAAAATTAGAAAGACAAGTTCGCAGATACAAGGAGCGGCTTACAAATCCGAAAAAAGAAAAGCAAATGCCAGAAATGACTTCGACGATTGAGGAACAACCGCGTGTTGTAAAGTTCAAAAGCTTTGCCATGAAACCAATGAGTCTTAATGAAGCAATACTTCAGTTGGAATTACTTGACCATGATTTCTTCGTATTCAAGGAAGCAGACACAGAGCAAATAAAAGTCATTTATAAACGAAGGGATGGTAATTACGGACTCATCGAGCCAAAAGAGTAAATATGCTATTAGATATATTTGACCCCGTCAAAAAGAATCTTAAAAAGTACGAGGCGATTGTAAAAATAATAAACAGTTATGAACCTGAAATTAGCAAACTCTCTAATGAAGATTTGGCACACAAAAGAGTGGATTTTAAGGAGAGACTGACAAATGGAGAATCAGATCAAACCATTTTGCCTGAGGCATTTGCCGTTGTAAGAGAAGTAGCTAAGCGTACTATTAACATGAGGCATTTTGATGTGCAATTGGTCGGAGGAATTGTATTATACAATGGAAACATTGCCGAAATGAAAACAGGTGAGGGGAAAACACTGGTTGCTACTCTTCCCTTGTACCTTAACGCTTTACAAGGAAAGACTGGGCATCTTGTCACTGTTAATGACTATTTAGCAAAAAGGGACAGTGAATGGATGGGGCCGATTTATAAATTTTTAGGACTTACCACAGGAATAATACAGCATGATTCTACTTACGAAGAACGAAAAAAAGCATATGCTTCTGATGTGACATACGGTACGAATAATGAGTTTGGTTTTGATTATCTCAGAGACCATATGGCAATCAATCCCGAGCAAATAGTTCAAGGAACGCTTCAATATGCGATAGTAGATGAAGTGGACAGTATTTTAATTGATGAGGCACGAACGCCGCTTATTATATCTGGGCCTTCTGAAACATCCACTGATATGTACTACACTGGTGCTAAGCTTGCGAAAAATCTTATTGAAGGCGAGGATTTTGAAGGCGATGATAAATTAAAAACAGTTTCACTTACACCGGAAGGTGTGAAAAAAATTGAATCAAAACTCCACATTGACAATCTGTACGAGGAAAAGCATGTGGATATAGTAAAGCACATTAACCAGGCATTGCGTGCAAAGATGTACTTCAAAAAAGATACCGATTATATTGTCAAGGAAGGCGAAGTTGTCATAGTGGATGAATTTACCGGTAGACTAATGTTTGGTAGAAGATACAGTGATGGGCTGCACCAGGCAATAGAAGCAAAAGAAGGACTTGTTGTTAAAAGCGAAAGTCAAACGCTTGCAACTATTACCTTTCAAAACTATTTTAGAATGTATGAAAAATTATCAGGAATGACTGGTACTGCATTCACTGAGAGAGATGAATTTCGCGAAATATATAATCTGGCAGTTTACTTAATACCCACGAACATGCCGGTTATCCGCGATGACAAAGAGGATGTGATCTATAAAACAGAGCGAGCAAAATTTAGAGCAATAATCCAAAAAGTTGCAGAGCTACACAAAAAAGGCCAGCCCGTGCTTGTAGGCACGCGTTCTATTGAAACTTCTGAAAGATTATCCGCTATGCTAAAAAAAGAAGGAATCCCACATAACGTATTAAACGCGAAGTATCACGAGAAAGAAGCCATGATTATAAAAGATGCAGGACAATTCAAGGCAGTCACCATTGCAACAAACATGGCAGGTAGAGGCGTTGATATAAAGCTTGGAAAAGGAATTACAGATCTTGGAGGTCTGTTTATT
This region of Caldisericota bacterium genomic DNA includes:
- a CDS encoding DUF401 family protein, with the translated sequence MKDVITLFSILIFLGVLVRLKTNIGITILLSGILLSIFKQIPLIEIAKAFYVVATAWDTVRLTLIVVIITYFVELLKEAKFLDRMVKSFSEIFSAKFFVPIFALIIGTLPIPGGALISAPLVNEGMKQSSATAGEKTVINFWFRHIWQPTSPLYPDMLLASSILGVSILRIIFVQWPFSVLMIISGLIFLVPKINCINCAKRKVSKSAVYELILSIMPIFIVLSLILIFHISIILSGVVGIIYVIIVRKLTPKNLLKAFRWRLLLKLAILLFSIFYLKHAFIKTGIIDGIYLFLNERNFPYFFILFSLPFVVSLMTGAAVATVGVSYPLLLPLLLTPQLNNANLFIAFLGGWSALMLTPTHLCLSLSMEYFNAVPSKMYLLLLKNIIFLMLGATFWFLAVFR
- a CDS encoding DNA double-strand break repair nuclease NurA; translation: MLKIEKILPEMKNAVKESKDLQVIKKDLIERALEILKDVSASEIEIKRNFMHVNFPVATPLSNPLDKIHADVDMQDYIVVATDGSEIPIDFDFPLYYYVVNIGEISIKYGDTPYFFANSVPKMFYTEKDLFVDMGGQKMMIKGEVLDSKMLLEESISLSSLLEKTKNENIPVISLLDGTLIQWEVKDRNEQFKQEFINRFQLLFQKSQELNIPTAGYISGSRSKDVTGIVKLQITSSEKKTSNEDVKQFDILQDTDIFGRLLKSGERSALFRSNAPILRYYTAPIFFFYFNVGSEIARVEIPAFIAHDKQKIDLLHKLLLSQTEKGMGYPVALKEAHEQAVIHAYEKSALRQIFSELLQKDGISIQENNKSFFKKMRGI
- the raiA gene encoding ribosome-associated translation inhibitor RaiA, whose protein sequence is MNLNITLKGIEELLPETEARINAKIGKVEKYFNNIQDAKVLIVKQRGQFIMEVTLHAAGKILRAEGRGTLIDKALAEASEKLERQVRRYKERLTNPKKEKQMPEMTSTIEEQPRVVKFKSFAMKPMSLNEAILQLELLDHDFFVFKEADTEQIKVIYKRRDGNYGLIEPKE
- the secA gene encoding preprotein translocase subunit SecA, with the translated sequence MLLDIFDPVKKNLKKYEAIVKIINSYEPEISKLSNEDLAHKRVDFKERLTNGESDQTILPEAFAVVREVAKRTINMRHFDVQLVGGIVLYNGNIAEMKTGEGKTLVATLPLYLNALQGKTGHLVTVNDYLAKRDSEWMGPIYKFLGLTTGIIQHDSTYEERKKAYASDVTYGTNNEFGFDYLRDHMAINPEQIVQGTLQYAIVDEVDSILIDEARTPLIISGPSETSTDMYYTGAKLAKNLIEGEDFEGDDKLKTVSLTPEGVKKIESKLHIDNLYEEKHVDIVKHINQALRAKMYFKKDTDYIVKEGEVVIVDEFTGRLMFGRRYSDGLHQAIEAKEGLVVKSESQTLATITFQNYFRMYEKLSGMTGTAFTERDEFREIYNLAVYLIPTNMPVIRDDKEDVIYKTERAKFRAIIQKVAELHKKGQPVLVGTRSIETSERLSAMLKKEGIPHNVLNAKYHEKEAMIIKDAGQFKAVTIATNMAGRGVDIKLGKGITDLGGLFILGTERHEARRIDNQLRGRSGRQGDPGVSQFYLSLEDELVRIFGGDTIKKIFNTLKVDENEPIENKFLTGAIERAQKKVEAYNFSARKNLLDYDNVMEKQREVIYEERDRILKSESVHTEIIEIIENVVNTIFTTHYNIDEDIEISEEEVKKLEHTLTHLINRPVHFDLATLQTMNAESILRSITELAIEVYEEKVASMGPELSNQIEKYVFLRTIDSNWKEHLYGMDDLKEGIGLRAYGQQDPLLAYQKEGHDLFDSMMERIKLDTVETLYKIQLKGKNETQKTQEANSVKTFHNKTSESSISKEERQKRRALRKKLKKRRKG
- a CDS encoding DUF2784 family protein produces the protein MIYKILADIIVTMHFAWILFMLIGFLFTLYGFFRKDFWDMWLFRTIHLFGIVYVSFLAIMRKNCPLTLLENALRAKYNPNLIYPGSFMVYYVEKLVYPDVNLLLILIPTAFIAIFSIIIFIIKPPAKIKLIFKCVKSVF